GATAGTCGAGACAGCTTTCTTACCATCAGGAAGTTTCACCTGAATAATAAGTTTCGTCTGAGAACGCTCCGTGGTACCCTTTGGACGCAAGCGTAGCAGATAGCTTCCCGGGGTTTTCGGGACAGGATTAAGTTCGTGATCGAAAAGAAAATCAGCCTCACTGTCCCCGCTGAGGGAAACGGTGTAAGCTGGATCCGTCTCGATAGAGACCTCCCTCCAGTCCCTGGCTGATCCCTGACGCCAGACTTGAACCCTCGGGCGGAGCTTGACGACTTCGGGGATGTTCGTTTGAAAAATCAGACGAGTTGTCGGGTGGCCAGGACTATCCGTGTTGACAGTGAGAACAACACGCTGCGGACCGGCGCGCTCGCCTACGGTCAGGATTGCTTTCAATTCACCGGACTCACCCGGGGCATACACATCCTGGTCCAGTGCAGGGACCGTA
Above is a genomic segment from Ruficoccus amylovorans containing:
- a CDS encoding DUF1573 domain-containing protein; translated protein: MSADVVAGLKWERPRLDVPAAVGEEEVTGIFRFTNTGNDPVAIMRVRSSCGCTVPALDQDVYAPGESGELKAILTVGERAGPQRVVLTVNTDSPGHPTTRLIFQTNIPEVVKLRPRVQVWRQGSARDWREVSIETDPAYTVSLSGDSEADFLFDHELNPVPKTPGSYLLRLRPKGTTERSQTKLIIQVKLPDGKKAVSTIQLLIR